One Nicotiana tomentosiformis chromosome 4, ASM39032v3, whole genome shotgun sequence genomic window carries:
- the LOC138909836 gene encoding uncharacterized protein, translated as MHAGKHAKWQILLSEFDIVYITQKAIKGQALADNLVENLVEKDYEPLTTYFPDEEVLFAGEDIVESYPGWRMFFDRATNFKGVGIWAVLISKSGQHYPASANIRFPYTNNMAEYEAYVLGIKMAVSMNIKELLFIGDSDLFIHQVQGEWSTKNVKILSYLHCVKELCKKFSKIEFKHVLRIQNEFADALVTLSSIIHHPDKNYIDPIEVEIRDQHVYYFHVDQQSDG; from the coding sequence ATGCATGCCGGAAAGCATGCTAAATGGCAAATTCTCCTcagcgaatttgacattgtgtacataacccAAAAGGCTATCAAAGGACAAGCTCTAGCTGACAACCTTGTCGAGAATCTAGTGGAGAAGGATTATGAGCCGCTCACTACGTACTTTCCTGACGAGGAGGTATTATTCGCTGGAGAAGATATCGTAGAATCATACcctggatggagaatgtttttcgacaGAGCGACGaatttcaaaggagtaggtatttGGGCAGTCCTAATTTCGAAATCCGGACAACACTATCCAGCATCAGCAAATATAAGATTCCCTTATACCAATAATATGGCCGAGTACGAAGCGTACGTCCTTGGAATCAAGATGGCAGTCAGCATGAACATCAAAGAACTTTTGTTCATAGGGGATTCAGATCTATTTATACATCAAGTCCAAGGGGAGTGGTCTACCAAAAATGTCAAGATCCTTTCGTACCTGCATTGTGTAAAAGAGTTATGCAAGAAGTTCTCAAAGATTGAATTCAAGCACGTTCTCAGGATCCAGAATGAGTTTGCTGACGCTCTTGTAACCTTATCATCCATAATTCACCATCCAGATAAGAATTATATCGACCCTATTGAGGTAGAGATCAGGGATCAACATGTTTACTATTTTCATGTAGACCAACAATCAGACGGTTAA
- the LOC104096973 gene encoding uncharacterized protein, translating to MNGAIEAANKNIKRILRKIVDNHRQWHEKLSFALLGYRTTMRTSIGAMPYMLVYGTEGVIPVEVEIPSLRVIQEAKLDDAEWIRVRQEQLMLIDEKRMDAVCLGQLYQIRMASAFNKRVKPHQFTPGQLASKKIFPHQGKFAPNWQGPYVVHRVLLGGALILVEMDESVSTKPINSDAIKRYYV from the coding sequence atgaatggagcaattgaggcagccaacaagaatatcaagagaattctgcgaaagatagtggacaatcataggcaatggcacgagaaactatCCTTCGCCTTACTAGGTTATCGGaccaccatgagaacatccaTTGGGGCAAtgccatacatgttggtatatggcacCGAAGGTGTGATACCCGTAGAGGTCGAGATACCATCCTTAAGAGTCATCCAAGAAGCCAAGTTAGACGATGCAGAGTGGATACGGGTCAGACAGGAACAACTCATGCTTATTGATGAAAAGAGAATGGATGCAGTATGCCTTGGTCAACTGTATCAGATTAggatggccagtgcatttaacaaaAGGGTGAAGCCTCACCAGttcacaccggggcaattggcttcgaagaaaatctttccccaccaaggaaagttcgcaccgaattggcaaggtccttacgtaGTTCACCGAGTGTTGTTgggtggagctctaatcttggTAGAAATGGACGAAAGTGTCAGCACGAAACCcatcaactcagacgcaatcaagagatattatgtttga